The following is a genomic window from Xenopus laevis strain J_2021 chromosome 2L, Xenopus_laevis_v10.1, whole genome shotgun sequence.
TCTATTCCTAATGCCTTTATTTTCCATACAGGCAGATATCTGGTCCCTGGGCATAACGGCTATTGAACTCGCAAAAGGAGAACCTCCTCATTCAGAGCTGCATCCCATGAAAGTCTTGTTCCTTATACCCAAGAACAATCCTCCCTTGCTGGAAGGGAACTACAGCAAAGGTCTGAAGGAGTTTGTAGAAGCCTGCTTAAACAAGGAGCCCAGTTTTGTAAGTCTGCAGAACCTTCATGTTTTCATAGTCATAGTTTCAATCAGGGATTCTTAGTATTTTCTAACAGAAAGTTGAGATCTTGGTTTATAAAGCCCAATGGTTTATTAGGGTTTATAGATCTTACATAGGCTTTTCATTTCTTGACTTTCTTATTGCCGTTGGCAGCACAGGGAAGCTTGACTTCAGTCAGACAGAAGATTGATTGGTAGATGGCATGTTGCACATAAGTTTTCCCTCTATAAACCGTAGCTTCACTAAAATTGGTTCTTAAAAAAACTAATTGCTGGATGTGACTTTTGAGCTCCTGGGCTGAAGGATCTTTCAGGTGGCAAGTAAGTGTCACAAGATGATCCAACGGCACAATCACATGTCAGAGCAGCTAACCTGATTTTCTTATCTTCTTTTTGTTGTGTGGGGCTCAATATGTTACATGTTGGTGACTTTCCTCTGCTATAAATTCCTAAAGGAACATTGCCCTTTGTGACATTGATTGTGCTGATTTCCTGACCCCCAGTGAAGTAGATGTCATAATATAAACGCATTTAGCAAACAGGACAGGATCACCTGTGTTCTAAATGCAAGTTTTTAAGCTGCAGAACAGTCTTTACCATGGGCTGATTGATGCTTACACTTAGTATCAGATCTGCCAAACTTTAACTGTACAAATCATTCTGCTCCTTGGAACCTTGCGGAAGTACAAACTACCTGTGTAGTACAATCGGTTTTTATTGTAATGCTTCCCCGTGATGTACAAGAAGTCTTACACAGTGTCTTTGTATGGAAAGCAGGCCTTGCCATGTAAAGCCTAATGATAATGGGGGTTAACTTTCAATTATAGCTTCTGAGCTTTTTCTGCCCAGTAACTGAGCTTCAGATGAaaatgctggtacaggtatgggacctgttatccagaaggctcaggaccttgggctttctggataatagatctttccataatttggatcttcataccttaaagggatactgtcatgggaaaaaaatttttttcaaaatgaatcagttaatagtgctactccagcagaattctgccctgaaatccatttcccaaaagagcaaacagatttttttatattcaattttaaaatctgacatggggctagacattttgtcaatttcccagctgcccctggtcatgtgacttgtgcctgcactttaggagagaaatgctttcaggctgctgtttttccttctcaatgtaactgaaggagtctcagtgggacatgggtttttaactattgagtgttgttcttagatctaccaggcagctgttatcttgtgttagggagctgttatctggttaccttcccattggaggggttgatatcactctaacttgcagtacagcagtaaagagtgattgaagtttatcagagcacaagtcacatgacttggggcagctgggaaattgacaatatgtctagccccatgtcagatttcaaaattgaatataaaaaaatctgtttgctcttttgagaaatggatttcagtgcagaattctgctggagcagcactattaactgattcattttgaaaaaatgttttttcccatgacagtatccctttaagaaagttgGGAAAATATTTGCGCTTGGATCATGTGCACGACTCTTTTGGTATGTGCTGAGTTTCCCCCCTCCCAATCCTAATGCTAACTTGCATTCTGTCAGACTATGTGTGATTTTAATTTAATGTCAGTTTAGATTTGTAGTTCTTGTTGATACTGACTCCCACATGGTCATGGTCATATTGTAGGGTTTCTGCTTAAGGGCAGTGGTAGGCTCAGTAAAACTAGCTGATCTCTTCTGTTATACTTAATGTATTGCTTAAATTGCTTTGAAATAGAAATCTAGTGCTTGTTTGTTTTGTCTGCCAGAGACCCTCGGCTAAGGAACTGCTGAAACACAAGTTTATTATGCGAAGTGCAAAGAAAACCTCCTACTTAACCGAGCTCATAGACAGGTACAAGAGATGGAAGATAGAACAAGGCCATGAAGCCTCCAGCTCAGACTCTGAGGAGTAAGTACCTATGGAATTATTTTGTGAGAGCTTTGATTTAAATGTATGTGAGGTCAAAGCAATAGTTTCACTGGGTCATTTACAATCGCACAGTGCAGTTGTAGAACTTTAAGCCACAGTCAttgcataaaaaatgtcagtTACTCTCATCTAAATCTGCTCCTTGACCTCCACAAAGCGCTGTCACTATGTGTCTGCAGCTGACTCTCGCATATTCCACactgttgcacctattgatgcaggaaaACACTGGAGCTACATCCAccatccaataaaaaaaattccataagGAAGAAGACATAGAGACTTATTTGTGAGCAATGAGCATCAATCTGCTGTGCAAATGTGCAATTTTGAGTGCCAGTTGCCAATTTTCTCCCATATTTCCATTGTCATTGCCCATAATTCCAGCAATTTTGAGTGCCAGTTGCCAcgttttttccccatatttcCAGCGTCACTGCCCATCAATGTACAGATAGTCCAACCTTGACCATTTTGGTTCAAGGTGTATTTTATGCTTCTTTGTTTTAGTGTGAATTGCCAGTAGTGTTTATCTCGGGGCTGCAGTTTCTGCTCTGTGGGTTCCTGCAAGCAGTGTCCTGACAGTTGTGTGGAGTCTGAGCAGCTATTGGGCAAGTGGGGCTTTGCTTTGACACAGCTCCTCATTGTGACAAATCCTGGGGATAAGAGAAACTGGTTAAGGCTGCTAGTGGGGGTTACAAATGCAGCCCCAAACTAAAATATGTGTTTTATGAAAAATCTAATTAGTACACTGTATAATTGGTACTAATTGGTATGCTGGAACGTTtgcagtaataaaaatatatttctgcctCTACCCACTGTAAAGGGATGAAGCGGAACAAGCTGCTGGCAGTGAGAAGGATTACTGGAATTTCACAAGAAGAAAGAGGGACTTGAAAAACTTGGAGCCTGTTCCAGCACAGCCAGAAGAGGTAGGGGCATAAAAAGTCTGAGCCACGAGAAATGTTCCTACTGTCCAACCATAATTAATtagtttatattaacattttCCTACAACTCATTACGGTAAGGGCAACAGACACCAACAATGCTTGATGTTATGAGTTGTGTGGAAAAACATCCACTGTGCCCCTATGTATTGTGCCAATGGAGACCTATTCCTTTAAATCTTATAATAACGTTTGTGCCTAACAACGTCTCCCTCTGTCAGAAGAAGTCAGAGCAACATGAACCCAGTTTTCCTTGCTTATTAGCAAATGATTCATTGTAGTGGGACCATGCTATGCCAATGAGCAAAGGAGGAACAGTAATCACTACCCTCACTCTTCTTTGCTTAGAAGAACttaagcctaaaaatgaatatggctaaaaatgctatattttatgtattgaatttagtgcaccagcctaaagttttagcttctcaatagcagctataatccaggacttgtcacagggggtcaccatcttggaaagtgtctgcgacactcacatgctcagtgggctctgagcaactgtttaggggctgttgcaaattatcaggcacacaatgaggttggtctgtaatataagatgatgctacaaggctgattattaaattctgacactagttgcactggtttctgtgctgccatgtagtaattatctatattaattactaatcagccttatattgtgacatttctattctatatgtacggtatattgtgagtgggtccctattttcagtaagtgacagtagcacagagcatgtgcagtgaatcagcagaaaggaagatggggagctactggggcatctttggagacacagatctttactgctaaatatACACACTTGATGAAGAGCGTTgcgctcgaaacatgtcgtgccaATAGAAAACACTAAGCAGCTagcctgcctgttcctgcttctttTCCTCTACACTTATcaatttactgctaaagggatgtggttgccttggaaaacccaaaacataatgtacaccatttctagctacttctttgatTAATACTTTAGTTTTCCCTACTGTATATTGTACTAAGAAATTTGTGTACACTTTCCAAACAATCACTCTACTGGAATGTCTATGATTACTGACTATTACTGaattttttacattgcatttaagGTTAAAGACATTCCTAAACGGCCTTTGTCTCAGTGCTTATCTACAATAATGTCTCCTTTATTTGCAGAGGTAGGTACAACTTATCTCTTGTTTAGCTCATCCTTGTTTTAACGAGCAGCTGCCCTTAAAAATGGaactttttcattctttttcctgTCAGCTTAAGGAGAAGAGTCAGGCATGTGGTGGGAACGTAGGCTCAATAGAAGAACTGAGAGAGGCAATTTATTTAGCTGAAGAGGCCTGTCCGGGTATCTCGGACTCCATGGTTTCCCAGCTTCTTATTAGGCTTCAGAGGTAAGTACTAATATTTTGTGCAGTTACACTTGGAGCAGTCCTTTAAGTGTAGGTGGGGTTGCGGGCACAGGAATAAGAGTTTAGTGTGGTATTTATTGTATTGCTgtacaaatataattataatatgcaTGAGCTAAACCCTTTCAGACCAGTGCTCCTGTGAGTTTGGAGCACAGGCTGAATCAGTACTGGTGCAGACCCACCTTTTTCCACATCGGCCAAAAATCTCTTTGGTTCAACATGGTACAGTCCCCAGCTGGGAACAGAGAGAATGTATGCATCTTGCACACCAATATAAACATACTAATATAAAAAACCCTAGTGGGTTGTGACTGGTatagtaattaaaggagaaggaaaggttaaaactaagtaagctttatcagaaaggtctatataaatacactagtaaaccctcaaagtaatgctgctcagtcctctgttaaaataaacaccacatttctttcattctattgtgtatacatggaattCTGTATGAAACTACCTGTCtttatcttaaacctccagggcagggtttgagcatgctcagtttgctcctctcccccttccaccctccctgctgtaatctgagcccagagctatgagactcaggcaggaagtgatgtcacaccaagctaatatggcagctgctatcctaaacaaacagtgttTTTAGAGCTGTacttgggtatggtaaagcattatgcagaataaatagtgttctagcttgcactattgtggcttatctattggcaatgaactgcttcagtagttttccttctcctttaatgtagaaACAAATGCAATATGATGCTGCCCCCTCCCTGGGAAGATAATTGCCTGACTGTTATTACTTCTTTTCTATTTCAGGTATTCCGTTAATGGGGTGGACTCTTCCTCACACTGAAGGacggtttcctcctttttaaggCAAAAATGGACCTTACATTATTATCCCTATTGAATATGCCTCCACTCATGGATATCACAGGATACGGACATTCCTGAATGATGAGGGACTAAAGATAGGGAGTTGGTGAAAGCTAtagtttttatgattttcttttccttttttttttttctctaatcatAGTGCGAagatataaaactgtaaaaacaaaaatttcagCGAAGTACTGTGACAAGGCAAATGAAGATATTGTGAAACCTCAGGTATCTTGCTTTAAGCAGTCCGTTCTGCTGGAGATGGAATGAAAGCTGAGTTTAATTGCTGTACAGAAAGTTATCCAGCAGATGCCTCCGCCTTCCTTCCTCAAGCCGGTGTgagctcccagcatgcccagcAGCTGAAGCCTATGAATGCTGGGAGATGCACAACAGCTGGAGGGACGTGGGCTGACATCCCAAGTTTACTTTTTACTAGAGTTTGCCAACCTAAGAACAGACCCAGGGGGGCAGGAGCCACACATGTTCTGTTTATGGATTTCATATTTGGCAGCCATACTTATGTTTTATATTCATGGTTTAAATGAAGCGCCAAGTCGAGTTGTGTTATCTACATACAGACGCCCCGTGGGAGATGTGTTCAATACGAACCAGTGTAACGTTTTGTCTAAATGATACATGACATTGTACAGTATTGCTCTTTTCTTCAGAAAACAAGCGCTGGCATTTAGTCTTCAATACATTTATCGATACACATTATTTGTATATACTTTAAAAGACAGAAGATAGGTACTGTCACTATGgagttttaatgtttttaatttatagagCTGTATGAAATATGTAAGGCACAGCCTCATCACTGGGATAAGTTATGAGAATATTATAACACAATATGTAAAGAAGTGTGTGCGGTTATATCATTCTGTACATGTCTCGGGTTTGTCTGGGCAGTGGCTCTGGGAAGATGAATGTGAATGGTGAGCTGATATGATAGTAACACTGTGTGTGCTGCCCTCCAGCTGCTGAACTGCACCTTCCAGCACCCACAACAGACACAAGGTGCTGGGAGTACCACCTGTTGGATGGCACAGGTTTATATAAAGAGCGCCTAATTTAAttgcaaaatattattgtattttcattttgtttttcttgctcTCAGGAATGCTGGCATTAGAATCCTTACACGAATGCATAGAAAAGGCAACCAGTCCTGCGTCTGTTTGCTGTCATTAGTATTGCCAAGTAATGGACTGGGCATcactagagggcagatttatcaagggtagtattgaaaattcagaattaaaattttcgagtGCTTTTATGGTCAAAGctgtcaaattcgattcgagtttttcaaattcggttcgagtttttcaaaaaattcaaattagatttttgagatttatcatacactggccttttaagaactcaaatcaactatttgccaccaaaaacctgccgcATTGCTGATGAAGTGAATGGGAGACAtcaagggatcaatttggagttgtttgcagccttcctgacatttgaggttttttcttGTAATGATTTCCATAGCTTTGTTGCGCCTGTATTGCACAGAGACGGCAGTTTAGAGTTCACTTCATGTAGACACAAAGAAGGTTTTTGAGGAAAGGTACTTTGTTCCCATTTGGTGTATAGTAATTCAAGCTACAGCAGGAAGGCCCTTCCCTTTTTATGTAAGCATGAGTTAGCTCTctgcatgtatacatacataaataggGAGTTATTTGTCACTGGAtcataaaacaaatgaaagacttAGTTCCCAAGATAGATATATCAATGGGGTTGGGTGTCATACAGTATGAGCTATTTGTTTTACAGAAAATACACATACTACATTTTCTTATTTGAAAGGACTTGctaaatcttattttatttttgtccatTAAACTTAACCATATACAGACCAGACCATCTGTGGTCAAAAGCCATAACCATTCTGTATAAATCCCCAGTGTGACAAATCCAGGGAGGTGACATTATACCTGTGCTTCAGATCATTCATCTCTGGAAGAGTATCCTTGTAATTACACAGGTATATGAGAAAAGCCACTAGTAGCTAATTTAGTAAGGCAATCAGCACATCAGTGTCTTGACTGCAGCAACTTAAAGCAGAAGAAAAGTCCTGGAATCATAGCGGTGCTCTGGGGAATAATGGCGCCAAAACAACTGTCCCCACTTGGCACCAGCTGTAACAACTGATCAGGAAGCTTGCACTCTTATTGTGACGGCACTCATTGTAGATATGGGGAAAAACAAGTTTTCCTCTAATGGTCTCCAACAAATATAACAGTCTTGAGATGTACAATTGGTTGTATCAACGGCaatatctatagcaaccaatcagcaggaagcatttactggtcacctgtttaaaagcaaacatctaatccATTGCTGTGggctactgcacctgggcaaatgtaaTGCCTTCTGTCCCATATGGGGTGACTCCTAGCCTCCCATTCACACTGCATGTAACCTTTGTTTATAATGCCCCAAGCAATTCAATTTTGGTAATATACAGAGGAAGAAATTGCTATCTAGTTTAGTTATCTTTTTACTGTGAACAAAACGATACTGAAATCATAGAGGAAATGTGACGACTGGCTCAGACTCTTCATAGGAGAAATGTTCAAGTGACACCAATTGAAAGAAGATTGAGTTgaagagctcatttataaacgtgATGCAAATGTACTCACGGACTGTAACACATGGAAGCCAATCAGATGCCTGcattcagtgctcaacctgcatctggctgaaaaaaaaaagaagctaattactgattggttactactgaAGTGTCACTGTGAGTTTATTGATTCTGGGGATAGAGGTGCACAGACTGTTATCAGATTAGACCAATGACAAGCGTCGTGATCAAGTGCTGATGTTTATCCACCATAAATGATGTCAGACTAAGTGGCAACCTTTTTGCCTTAGCAACCAATCCGATGCTTGCTTTCAGCCAGTAAATTCTATCTGCTAATTGGTATCTATGGCTTACTAGATACAGAGCAAACTTTGCACTGCtgatgtatatatctatatctcataGAATGTTTActctctaaagcagggatccccaaccttttgaacccgtgagcaacattcagaagtaaaaggagttggggagcaacactagcatgaaaaatgttcttggggtgccaaataagtgccgtGATTGGCAGTTTAGTAGCCCtttgtggattgccaacctacattgagactctgtttggcagtacacctggtttttatgcaaccaagacctgcctccaagcctggaattcaaaaataatctcctgctttgagaccactgggagcaacatccaaggggttggagagcaacatgttgctcacgagctactggttggggatcactgctctaaaggaTACAATTTGCATGGAATACAGGAACCGGTCTCTCAAAGCCAGAGTCCTTTCCCCAGAGATACATCAGACCTTATCAAAAGTTATGATCTAGTATAGGATCTAATAACAAAGCACGAGGAGGCGTCCATATTTTCTATTTCCTCTTCCCAAGTCATGCTCTGACAGCATTCTCTCTAATGATTTTGGTGATCATTGCTCTGTGTGTTCTCAATGTTTCCTTGTGTGGGTGTAGTCCCTGTAGGACTGATGTCACTAATGAGATGCTGCCAGGCAAAATGCCATCCGATTGTATACATTCCATTGCAACAGGGATCCATCACAAGTGCAGCACAGCCCTTTCAGTGCTCATATTTTACATCATATAGGTGAACCtgattatagagagagagagagagtgtgtgtaaCCTGGTAAAGGGAGTTTAACATTCATTTGGTCCCCCATTTAAATAAACTTTCTAAGATATGCTCACAAATTCTGAGACCAgtccacagagaaaaaaaatgtttgtacttCTGGCCTAAAAGGAACTAGAgggagacttaaaggggaactcaggcttctaaaccaaaatttgataaagtggcccacataacacagaaacccctaatatacacatcatagttacctgtttcttcaaaaagtatgaataaatgccattttctatgctgaatatccagctgtttaacagttcttcgctttctgcatcatttgaaatcctggcagggaaggagggactaaaacactaatgttacaaattgtaacaacttctccacagcttacagacggcatgcaggaactacataacccacaatgcattgcactatgatgttcctttccttattgaaatcacatgtgcagggaattgtggggatttggaggatgcatgcaaaggacagctggctgttgatacaaagtaacagtagtcagtcagctcagttaagtagtcagagagatcagaagagcagggggctgggcttagggaactgtcaaaaaatcatgaaaagtctgcatatttgttaaatgatgtatattgcaaagttgcttgaaataatgtttacttttcaaaatgtttttgtggagtttccctttaataaccgTCTATGTTAAATAGCTCTCTGCAGCAACCCACATTATTATCACTAGTGACATTCTTTATCAGGATGGAAGGTTCAGCCTTCAATACATTGAGCAAGCTGTACAGATGTTACTATTCATGCCGTATCGAAGATTTAATGAATGGCTGaccataatgtatatatttagcaACTCTTTATGCTGTGCTGCTTGTTGGGCAAAATGTAGTCATGCACTTTCTTTAGGGCATCGCTATTACTTCAGTCTTTGTTCTGCGTGAAATACAGATGTACAGCTTCACCATAAAAACACTCCTGATCCTCCGCATCAGTGACTACAAGCATCACTCCTCTATGAGCACCAGTAGACTACAAGGACATTTATCTCGTATGCAAAGAACATTCTTTCTACTGAAAATGGCAGTTGGCAGTCTGACAGTTAGATGGTGATGTTGTGTATTACAGAAACAAATGTAGACTACAATATGGCATCTCATAGTCCTAAAGTCTGTCTTTAAAGCTTTCCAGTAATGGGTGTGCTATTTATAAAACTCTATACGCCAGAGTAATGCAGGAATGTAcaccaaaatatattatatatataatatatcagtgGGCTTGTAGGAAAGAAGTGTCTGTGGAAAAACTGACTCTGGTGTAGGCATTCGCTCTGCTGCTTCCTGGGCCATTTGTGTATTTGCTGCTTCACATCTATTAGCAGCTTATAGAATATATTACAGGGAGGGGCTGAGTATTTCTGCGCTGCTCTTATAAATATGATCTGTGAGTGACATGGCTGGATGGAAGTAGTTTGAACAGAATTTTCTTTCGCCTGCCAGCTGCTCTCCATTTGCAACAtctgtacaataaataaatgtgtataagTAAATGTGTGTTGCACAGTAGAAAAGTTTGCTTGACACAATAATGTACGGCAGCTCTTAGAGTTCCTTGTTTCtttaaggaaaattaaaaaagaaaactaaaccctacttccaaataattttaatgtgCAGTGTTCCATCAGGACATTTGGGGATGGATTTTAAATGCCAAACTCCTATTAAGATAATGGTTTTGTTACAGTTTTCCATCGCAAGGTCTGTAGTGACAGTGACAACATCACTGGCAGTGCCACACGCTGGTGAGGgacatttatttattgctttctCCACACGCACTTTGTTTTCTACTCGGTACGACTCTCTCTTTATCCCAGGATCATAGTTTTCAATGGTTCACGGAAAGACAAAGGGTCATAAATGAATTCTTTTTGTAAAAGGgtgtaaaataaaatcacagcGTTGATATTGCAAAACCAAATGAGCCAGTTGTGCGGCGTTTATACACATCAGTGAGGGTGTTGTCACGGCAACGACCTCTTCAAGattgtcttgtttttttaatgttcacaCAGTGAAACTTGGTTCTCTGTAACTCGGCCGGATTTGCTTCTGTTATATAAACGGATATTACATGTAAAGTTTTAATTGACAACAATAAAGAAGCGTCTGCTCGGAGCTGGTGTGGATCTGATCAATAATCAGGAGGAAGAAAACATCCTAATCTTCAGATAATCTTTTAGCCTGGGGTGTAAACTGATCAAACCTGCACTGATATAGGGGTAAGGGCACACTGTCAAAAATAGCATTTCATGTTAGCAATATAATGTGTTTActtatgaaaacattttgcaggcaaataaaaatgaaaacacccCCCTTTCTTGTATGATATAGAAGTACAGCCTGCTCTGTTCCCTGTATATATTCTGACTTTAACAACTCTGTGGCATTAAAACCTTTTCAATCGTTCCTTAAAAAGAACCACAATTACATAATACAATtaatcagtgactggccagtctaataattcataaaaaatacataaatagtgAGACCAATAATTCATTTACACGTATAACCACAATTTTACTAAAAATCCATCACACTTCATTTAGTATAGAGCTACTTCTGAATTCATCAATAACTTTAACTCAATCAGTTAGGCCAAAAGGCACAGTCTCAGTCCCAGATAAATCGCTAATTATTCATTTTTGTAGTGTTCACTTATACGCAGGGTGATATTGCTTACAAGGGGTTATTCACCATTACATTAACTTAtatattgtagagagtgatattctgagacaatctgcaattggttttcattttttattatttgtggcttttgagttatttagctttttattcggcagctctccagtttgcaagttaagctatctggttgctatggtccaaatgaccctagcaaccatgcactgatttaaagaagagactggaatataaataggagaggtctgaatagaaagatgacttaTAAAAAtgagcattaacaatacatttgtagtcttacagagcatttgtttaaaatggggtccccagtgatccccatttggaAGATGGAAAGTGTcggaagaggaaggcaaataattaaaaaataaataatgacgaccaattgaaaaattgcttagaattagccattctataacatactaaatgttaacctataggtgaactacccctttaaaggaattttgtaaaaataaaaactcattgTGATTATAAGTGTACATACATTTTAGGtctctatttatttatgtatttcttaTGAATTACTAGACTGCCCAGTCACTGTGATTGTGATTCTTTataaggctgtgcaaaataaaaaatgtttctaataaagttagttagccaaaaatgtaatctataaaggctgaagtgactggacgtctaatataatagccagaatactacttcctgctttgcagctctcttggtttccactgattggttaccaggcagtacccAATCAGTGACCTgagctcactgaacagttatgtcccatgtggcccccccccttcaagtcgctgactaactcagagttagagagctctATACTAAATGAAGAGTGACTATTTTTTAAGCAAATTGTGATTATAAGTGTACATACATTTTAGGtctctatttatttatgtatttcttaTGAATTACTAGACTGCCCAGTCACTGTGATTGTGATTCTTTTTAAGGAAAGGTTAATAAGGGTTTAATTCCACTGAGTTATTTAAGCCATTGTATATTCCTTTTATGGAACATGTTTGGTTGGATTGAGTGACCAACACATGGAATTCAAACATATTGGAATAATATTACGATGGTATAATTATA
Proteins encoded in this region:
- the stk24.L gene encoding serine/threonine kinase 24 L homeolog, with the translated sequence MSHSPVQPGLHGIQNLKADPEELFRKLEKIGKGSFGEVFKGIDYRTQKVVAIKIIDLEEAEDEIEDIQQEITVLSQCDSPYVTKYYGSYLKDTKLWIIMEYLGGGSALDLLEPGPLDETQIATILREILKGLDYLHSEKKIHRDIKAANVLLSEHGEVKLADFGVAGQLTDTQIKRNTFVGTPFWMAPEVIKQSAYDSKADIWSLGITAIELAKGEPPHSELHPMKVLFLIPKNNPPLLEGNYSKGLKEFVEACLNKEPSFRPSAKELLKHKFIMRSAKKTSYLTELIDRYKRWKIEQGHEASSSDSEEDEAEQAAGSEKDYWNFTRRKRDLKNLEPVPAQPEEVKDIPKRPLSQCLSTIMSPLFAELKEKSQACGGNVGSIEELREAIYLAEEACPGISDSMVSQLLIRLQRYSVNGVDSSSH
- the stk24.L gene encoding serine/threonine kinase 24 L homeolog isoform X1 — its product is MNLKADPEELFRKLEKIGKGSFGEVFKGIDYRTQKVVAIKIIDLEEAEDEIEDIQQEITVLSQCDSPYVTKYYGSYLKDTKLWIIMEYLGGGSALDLLEPGPLDETQIATILREILKGLDYLHSEKKIHRDIKAANVLLSEHGEVKLADFGVAGQLTDTQIKRNTFVGTPFWMAPEVIKQSAYDSKADIWSLGITAIELAKGEPPHSELHPMKVLFLIPKNNPPLLEGNYSKGLKEFVEACLNKEPSFRPSAKELLKHKFIMRSAKKTSYLTELIDRYKRWKIEQGHEASSSDSEEDEAEQAAGSEKDYWNFTRRKRDLKNLEPVPAQPEEVKDIPKRPLSQCLSTIMSPLFAELKEKSQACGGNVGSIEELREAIYLAEEACPGISDSMVSQLLIRLQRYSVNGVDSSSH
- the stk24.L gene encoding serine/threonine kinase 24 L homeolog isoform X2 codes for the protein MEYLGGGSALDLLEPGPLDETQIATILREILKGLDYLHSEKKIHRDIKAANVLLSEHGEVKLADFGVAGQLTDTQIKRNTFVGTPFWMAPEVIKQSAYDSKADIWSLGITAIELAKGEPPHSELHPMKVLFLIPKNNPPLLEGNYSKGLKEFVEACLNKEPSFRPSAKELLKHKFIMRSAKKTSYLTELIDRYKRWKIEQGHEASSSDSEEDEAEQAAGSEKDYWNFTRRKRDLKNLEPVPAQPEEVKDIPKRPLSQCLSTIMSPLFAELKEKSQACGGNVGSIEELREAIYLAEEACPGISDSMVSQLLIRLQRYSVNGVDSSSH